From one Microbacterium aurum genomic stretch:
- a CDS encoding DUF7255 family protein — protein sequence MPVADGRSPRRVREAVSQLYEELGGVRSDPRFAPGGWDLITRDGLAVELDEQFHFTRYRAMTLRIKRLGALPWAGPYFDYCAQFESAAARGGGRWTSPSTEKMFGASDPVGVFGKRGSARAKQRALYDAMKDFAASVGVVRLARISIYDRVNGATVDDVLYGRVAVDPPQVRASLEARAYPAAS from the coding sequence GTGCCCGTTGCGGATGGACGCTCTCCCCGCAGAGTACGGGAGGCGGTAAGCCAGCTCTACGAGGAACTGGGCGGGGTTCGTTCGGATCCTCGATTCGCGCCTGGCGGCTGGGACTTGATCACGAGGGACGGGTTGGCGGTGGAGCTCGACGAACAGTTCCACTTCACCCGATACCGGGCGATGACGTTGCGGATCAAGCGGCTCGGAGCCCTCCCTTGGGCTGGGCCATACTTCGACTACTGCGCACAGTTCGAGTCGGCTGCGGCTCGGGGCGGTGGGCGGTGGACGAGCCCGTCGACCGAGAAGATGTTCGGCGCTTCGGATCCCGTCGGCGTGTTCGGGAAGCGGGGGAGTGCGCGAGCGAAGCAGCGAGCGCTGTATGACGCGATGAAGGATTTCGCTGCGTCGGTCGGCGTGGTGCGGCTTGCGCGGATCTCGATCTATGACCGCGTCAATGGTGCGACAGTCGATGACGTCCTTTACGGGCGAGTTGCCGTGGATCCTCCGCAGGTACGGGCTTCGCTGGAGGCGCGGGCTTACCCGGCCGCGTCTTGA
- a CDS encoding helix-turn-helix domain-containing protein, with amino-acid sequence MMVPYGDDLRRRRRESGLTQRELASRSGVPQPNIAAYERGRRVPAAATREKLESTLSIPTLERVRALRGPLLEAAKARRLGDVRVFGSVARGRAGTGSDVDLLVHPLPDASVFDLAGFMVDAADLLGVDVDVVSDRGTGPAIDHIRAEAVAL; translated from the coding sequence ATGATGGTTCCCTACGGCGACGACCTCCGGCGCCGCCGGCGGGAATCCGGGCTGACTCAGCGGGAGCTGGCATCTCGCTCCGGAGTTCCTCAGCCGAATATCGCGGCCTACGAACGCGGCAGGCGAGTTCCCGCTGCAGCTACCAGGGAAAAGCTTGAGTCGACACTCAGCATTCCCACTCTCGAGCGTGTTCGCGCGCTGCGAGGTCCCCTCCTTGAGGCGGCGAAGGCGCGACGGCTCGGAGATGTCCGCGTCTTCGGCTCCGTCGCCCGAGGACGGGCCGGCACGGGCTCCGACGTCGACCTTCTCGTCCATCCTCTGCCGGATGCCTCGGTTTTCGACCTCGCCGGATTCATGGTCGACGCGGCGGACTTGCTCGGCGTCGACGTCGACGTGGTCTCCGATCGCGGCACGGGGCCGGCGATCGACCACATCCGCGCGGAGGCGGTTGCCCTATGA
- a CDS encoding HepT-like ribonuclease domain-containing protein codes for MNDPGDRIPAILADIARFAVTARRVAERGRDRFVDPDDDDQRRIARSLLMDLSAAADRLPERFRTAHPEVDWRGIRAVRNFIAHDYDGTDEEILWQAITVQFPAIVAAITAAER; via the coding sequence ATGAACGACCCCGGCGACAGGATCCCCGCGATCCTCGCCGACATCGCCCGCTTCGCGGTCACCGCCCGACGCGTTGCGGAGCGTGGACGAGACCGATTCGTCGACCCCGACGACGATGACCAGCGTCGCATCGCGCGGTCTCTTCTCATGGACCTCTCCGCGGCGGCCGACCGCCTGCCGGAGCGCTTTCGCACGGCTCATCCCGAGGTCGACTGGCGCGGGATCCGCGCCGTGCGGAACTTCATCGCGCACGACTACGACGGCACGGACGAGGAGATCCTCTGGCAGGCCATCACGGTGCAATTTCCCGCAATCGTCGCGGCGATCACCGCGGCGGAACGCTGA
- a CDS encoding DMT family transporter: protein MSWVILIISGMLEAVWATALGKSEGFTKLAPTIVFGVALVASMGGLAWAMRDISTGTAYAVWVGIGASLTVAYAMITGDEQFSLIKMLLILGLVGCVVGLKLVGHE, encoded by the coding sequence ATGTCGTGGGTCATCCTCATCATCTCCGGAATGCTCGAGGCCGTCTGGGCCACCGCGCTCGGCAAGTCCGAGGGCTTCACCAAGCTCGCCCCGACGATCGTGTTCGGCGTCGCCCTGGTCGCCAGCATGGGCGGTCTCGCATGGGCGATGCGCGACATCTCCACCGGCACGGCCTACGCCGTGTGGGTCGGCATCGGCGCGTCGCTCACCGTCGCCTACGCGATGATCACCGGCGACGAGCAATTCTCCCTCATCAAGATGCTGCTCATCCTGGGGCTCGTCGGATGCGTCGTGGGCCTCAAGCTCGTCGGCCACGAGTGA
- a CDS encoding CPBP family intramembrane glutamic endopeptidase → MRPVVAASRPSLSAGTAPALLVCLAAPAFFVLLLPWLGWLLLAAGVGAAWLMERGRVRAPGPSLTRDLSLIALGMLIVSAISLEAELDDLSMLRFMLALGGAVVVPYAVSRWVYRDRAIAFPWRGGGRWRGWQWAWLGAVLVLGWLILPFYFITSGVYLNWPVVDTPDLIGRLFIGVGAVGIWDELFFICTVFALLRRHFADAAANVLQAIVFVSFLWELGYRAWGPVLTIPFALLQAVIFLKTRSLGYVVTVHLLFDAVVFAVLVHAHNPGLLDAVFLVSP, encoded by the coding sequence ATGAGACCGGTCGTCGCGGCATCCCGCCCCTCGCTGTCGGCGGGGACGGCACCCGCGCTGCTGGTCTGTCTCGCGGCGCCGGCGTTCTTCGTCCTGCTGCTGCCGTGGCTCGGGTGGCTCCTCCTCGCGGCGGGCGTCGGGGCGGCGTGGCTGATGGAGCGCGGGCGCGTCCGGGCACCCGGACCGTCGCTCACCCGGGACCTGTCGCTCATCGCGCTCGGGATGCTGATCGTCAGCGCGATCTCGCTGGAGGCCGAGCTCGACGACCTGTCGATGCTGCGGTTCATGCTCGCGCTCGGCGGCGCGGTCGTCGTGCCGTACGCGGTGTCGCGGTGGGTCTACCGCGACCGGGCGATCGCCTTCCCGTGGCGCGGCGGTGGGCGCTGGCGCGGATGGCAGTGGGCGTGGCTGGGTGCCGTGCTCGTGCTCGGCTGGCTGATCCTGCCGTTCTACTTCATCACGTCGGGCGTCTACCTCAACTGGCCCGTCGTGGACACCCCGGACCTCATCGGGCGGCTGTTCATCGGGGTGGGAGCGGTCGGCATCTGGGACGAGCTGTTCTTCATCTGCACGGTGTTCGCCCTGCTGCGCCGACATTTCGCGGATGCCGCGGCCAACGTGCTGCAGGCCATCGTCTTCGTCTCGTTCCTGTGGGAGCTCGGCTACCGCGCCTGGGGACCGGTGCTGACGATTCCGTTCGCGCTGCTGCAGGCCGTCATCTTCTTGAAGACCCGGTCGCTGGGGTACGTCGTCACGGTGCATCTGCTGTTCGACGCGGTCGTGTTCGCGGTGCTCGTCCACGCTCACAACCCGGGGCTGCTGGACGCGGTGTTCCTCGTCTCGCCCTGA
- the trmB gene encoding tRNA (guanosine(46)-N7)-methyltransferase TrmB, whose translation MPDASPDSMPDTPRFRDKPVSFVRRSGRMSDAQERAWAELAPRYVLEVQRDAAATSILPGTGIDPASVFGRRAPLVVEIGSGQGHAIVHAAAAHPDTDFLAVEVFRAGLARTMLDADRAGVRNLRLVEANAPEVLEHLLPEASVDEVWIFFPDPWHKAKHNKRRLIAPAFPPLAARALRGGGMLRLATDWEDYALQMRDVMTDAAEFAPAFDGDWAPRFDGRTMTAFERKGIAKGREIRDLAYRRRDRG comes from the coding sequence ATGCCGGATGCCAGCCCCGACAGCATGCCCGACACCCCGCGGTTCCGCGACAAGCCCGTCTCGTTCGTCCGCCGCAGCGGCCGGATGAGCGACGCGCAGGAGCGCGCTTGGGCCGAGCTGGCGCCGCGCTACGTCCTCGAGGTGCAGCGGGATGCGGCGGCCACGAGCATCCTCCCCGGCACCGGGATCGACCCGGCATCCGTCTTCGGGCGCCGTGCGCCGCTCGTCGTCGAGATCGGCTCGGGGCAGGGGCACGCGATCGTGCATGCCGCGGCGGCGCATCCGGACACCGACTTCCTCGCGGTCGAGGTGTTCCGCGCGGGGCTTGCCCGCACCATGCTCGACGCCGATCGCGCCGGCGTGCGAAACCTCCGCCTCGTCGAGGCGAACGCGCCCGAGGTGCTCGAGCATCTGCTGCCCGAGGCGAGCGTCGACGAGGTGTGGATCTTCTTCCCCGATCCCTGGCACAAGGCAAAGCACAACAAGCGGCGGCTCATCGCACCGGCCTTCCCGCCGCTGGCGGCGCGGGCGCTGCGGGGCGGCGGGATGCTGCGGCTCGCGACGGACTGGGAGGACTACGCCCTGCAGATGCGCGACGTGATGACGGATGCCGCGGAGTTCGCACCGGCCTTCGACGGCGACTGGGCGCCCCGCTTCGACGGGCGCACGATGACGGCGTTCGAGCGCAAGGGCATCGCGAAGGGCCGCGAGATCCGCGACCTCGCCTACCGGCGGCGCGACCGCGGATGA
- a CDS encoding DUF3097 family protein, whose amino-acid sequence MSDGFGADRYGTDVLAKGWREAGRPVVPQVAAERDLVVEVAGDGFCGAVTGVRSGHVELEDRVGRRRVFPLGGGFLIDGAAVVLTPPAAAVAAPRRTASGSFAAPETRARVARASRILVEGRHDAELVEKVWGDDLRAEGVVVEYLQGVDLLESVLRDEPPGPDRRYGVLVDHLVPGSKESRIAQAVERGPHGAHVRIVGHPHIDVWQCVLPRAIGIAAWPEVPRTIEWKVGVSRALGWPARDQADLGRTWQRILGAVNSYRDLDPALLGRVEELIDFVTA is encoded by the coding sequence ATGAGCGACGGATTCGGTGCCGACCGCTACGGGACGGACGTCCTGGCGAAGGGCTGGCGCGAGGCGGGCCGGCCGGTGGTGCCGCAGGTCGCGGCCGAGCGCGACCTCGTCGTCGAGGTCGCCGGCGACGGATTCTGCGGCGCGGTGACCGGTGTGCGCAGCGGTCATGTGGAGTTGGAGGACCGGGTCGGCAGGCGCCGGGTGTTCCCCCTCGGCGGGGGCTTTCTGATCGACGGCGCCGCCGTCGTGCTGACGCCCCCGGCGGCCGCCGTCGCCGCGCCGAGACGCACGGCATCCGGGTCGTTCGCGGCTCCCGAGACGCGGGCGCGGGTCGCGCGTGCGTCCCGCATCCTCGTCGAGGGTCGGCATGACGCCGAACTCGTCGAGAAGGTGTGGGGCGACGATCTGCGCGCCGAGGGCGTCGTCGTGGAGTATCTGCAGGGCGTCGACCTCTTGGAGTCGGTATTGCGCGACGAGCCGCCGGGCCCCGACCGGCGCTACGGCGTGCTCGTGGACCACCTCGTGCCGGGGTCGAAGGAGTCGCGCATCGCGCAGGCGGTGGAGCGCGGCCCGCACGGCGCGCACGTGCGCATCGTGGGGCATCCGCACATCGACGTGTGGCAGTGCGTGCTGCCGCGCGCCATCGGCATCGCGGCGTGGCCTGAGGTCCCGCGCACCATCGAGTGGAAGGTGGGCGTCAGCCGCGCTCTCGGCTGGCCGGCGCGCGACCAGGCCGACCTCGGCCGCACGTGGCAGCGCATCCTCGGCGCCGTGAACAGCTACCGCGACCTCGACCCTGCGTTGCTCGGCCGCGTCGAGGAGCTCATCGACTTCGTGACCGCCTGA
- a CDS encoding TPM domain-containing protein, whose amino-acid sequence MRTRLLLAITAAAAIIFGGAAAASATDPVTLGSTRVVDQSDVLSSGEESAVDARLRALNSSSGVDLWVVYVPTFTDPSSPEDWANTTATNNGLGPHQYLLAIATDGRTFYLSGSSDGPVTEDQLGTIEQQRIQPALDSENPDWSGAAFAAADGLAAAIGGGSGGADDGGGALVPILLIVVVIALAGLVIWIVVRSRRKTRQPAVAGGAGADGAPVDPLAGLSTEELGRRASSALVQTDDAIKTSEQELGFARAEFGDAAAKEFDDALTAARHDLDEAFALKQKLDDEQPDAEGDVRAWNTRIIELCEHAGSELDAKAAAFDELRKLEQNAPAALAHVTDLHTQVSGEHAAAVAALTALQQRYAPAALATVADDPEQAQQRLDFAREQLAAAQQQLDAGNGGGAAFSIRAAEEAVAQAQLLQNAIGKLGGDLAKAETDAAALIADLEKDIATASALPDPDGRLAPVVAATRQQVDAARALLTGTAQQPLVALQGLDKANQEIDAMLAGIRDAQERADRAQHQLGALMTQAQAQVSAAEDFITSRRGAIGAEARTRLAEAGAALVQARQLQQADPAQAVQYAQRANDLAAQAIQYAQNDVGAFGSGAGGMFGGSGGSGSGGNVMGAILGGIVINSLLGGGGGGGRSRGGGGFGGGFGGGSRGGGMSPGSFGGGGTRSRRGGGRF is encoded by the coding sequence ATGCGAACGCGACTGTTGCTGGCCATCACGGCCGCGGCGGCGATCATCTTCGGGGGTGCGGCGGCGGCATCGGCGACAGACCCGGTCACGCTCGGCTCGACCCGGGTCGTCGACCAGTCGGACGTGCTCTCCAGCGGCGAGGAATCCGCCGTCGACGCACGCCTGCGGGCGCTGAACTCCAGCTCGGGCGTGGACCTGTGGGTCGTGTACGTCCCCACCTTCACCGACCCCTCCTCTCCCGAGGACTGGGCCAACACGACGGCGACGAACAACGGCCTCGGCCCCCACCAGTACCTCCTCGCGATCGCGACGGACGGGCGGACCTTCTACCTGTCGGGCTCTTCCGACGGTCCGGTCACCGAGGATCAGCTCGGAACGATCGAGCAGCAGCGCATCCAGCCGGCCCTCGACAGCGAGAACCCGGACTGGTCGGGCGCCGCCTTCGCGGCCGCCGACGGCCTCGCCGCCGCGATCGGCGGGGGATCCGGCGGCGCCGACGACGGCGGGGGCGCACTCGTGCCCATCCTCCTCATCGTCGTCGTGATCGCCCTCGCGGGCCTCGTCATCTGGATCGTGGTCCGCTCGCGGCGCAAGACGCGCCAGCCCGCGGTCGCGGGCGGCGCAGGTGCCGACGGCGCTCCGGTCGATCCGCTCGCGGGCCTCTCCACCGAAGAGCTCGGCCGCCGCGCGTCGTCTGCCCTCGTGCAGACCGACGACGCCATCAAGACGAGTGAGCAGGAGCTCGGCTTCGCGCGGGCCGAGTTCGGCGACGCGGCGGCGAAAGAATTCGACGATGCCCTCACCGCGGCCCGGCACGACCTCGACGAGGCGTTCGCGCTCAAGCAGAAGCTCGACGACGAGCAGCCGGATGCCGAGGGCGATGTCCGTGCGTGGAACACGCGGATCATCGAGCTGTGCGAGCACGCCGGGTCGGAGCTCGACGCCAAAGCCGCCGCGTTCGACGAACTCCGCAAGCTCGAGCAGAACGCGCCCGCGGCGCTCGCGCACGTGACCGATCTGCACACCCAGGTCTCCGGTGAGCACGCCGCAGCGGTGGCCGCCCTGACCGCGCTGCAGCAGCGCTACGCCCCCGCCGCCCTCGCGACCGTCGCCGATGACCCCGAGCAGGCCCAGCAGCGCCTCGACTTCGCCCGGGAGCAACTGGCCGCCGCGCAGCAGCAGCTCGACGCCGGCAACGGCGGCGGCGCTGCCTTCAGCATCCGTGCCGCCGAAGAGGCCGTCGCGCAGGCGCAACTGCTGCAGAACGCGATCGGCAAGCTCGGCGGCGATCTCGCGAAGGCCGAGACGGATGCCGCGGCCCTCATCGCCGACCTCGAGAAGGACATCGCCACGGCCAGCGCCCTGCCCGATCCCGATGGCCGGCTCGCTCCCGTCGTCGCCGCGACGCGGCAGCAGGTCGACGCCGCGCGCGCCCTGCTCACCGGCACCGCCCAGCAGCCCCTCGTCGCGCTGCAGGGTCTCGACAAGGCCAACCAGGAGATCGACGCGATGCTCGCCGGCATCCGGGACGCGCAGGAGCGGGCCGATCGCGCGCAGCACCAGCTCGGCGCCCTCATGACCCAGGCTCAGGCCCAGGTGTCGGCGGCCGAGGACTTCATCACGTCCCGCCGCGGCGCGATCGGCGCCGAGGCCCGCACGCGGCTCGCCGAAGCCGGCGCTGCCCTCGTGCAGGCGCGGCAGCTGCAGCAGGCCGACCCGGCACAGGCCGTCCAGTACGCGCAGCGCGCGAACGACCTCGCCGCACAGGCGATCCAGTACGCCCAGAACGACGTCGGCGCGTTCGGCTCCGGCGCGGGCGGCATGTTCGGCGGTTCCGGAGGCTCGGGTTCCGGCGGCAACGTGATGGGCGCGATCCTCGGCGGCATCGTCATCAACTCGCTGCTGGGCGGTGGTGGCGGTGGCGGCCGCAGCCGCGGGGGCGGCGGTTTCGGCGGTGGCTTCGGCGGCGGTTCGCGCGGCGGGGGCATGAGCCCCGGCAGCTTCGGCGGCGGCGGCACACGCTCGCGCCGCGGAGGGGGCCGCTTCTGA
- a CDS encoding PspA/IM30 family protein, whose product MAKQSIFGRISTLVKANINAMIDSAEDPQKMLDQLVRDYTNNIADAESAIAETIGNLRLLERDHEEDVKAATEWGNKALAASKKADELRGTGNTTDADKFDNLAKIALQRQITEENEAKALAPAIAAQTEVVDKLKDGLNGMKQKLEQLKSKRSELLARAKSAEAQNKVHDAVKSIDVLDPTSELGRFEDKVRRQEALAAGKAEIAASSLDAQFNQLEDVGELTEVEARLAALKTGGTAAPALEQ is encoded by the coding sequence ATGGCAAAGCAGTCCATCTTCGGCCGCATCTCGACCCTCGTGAAGGCGAACATCAACGCGATGATCGACTCCGCTGAAGACCCGCAGAAGATGCTCGACCAACTGGTGCGCGACTACACCAACAACATCGCCGACGCGGAGTCGGCGATCGCCGAGACGATCGGCAACCTGCGCCTGCTCGAGCGGGACCACGAGGAGGACGTCAAGGCGGCCACCGAGTGGGGCAACAAGGCCCTCGCGGCCAGCAAGAAGGCCGACGAGCTGCGCGGCACCGGCAACACGACGGATGCCGACAAGTTCGACAACCTGGCCAAGATCGCGCTGCAGCGCCAGATCACCGAGGAGAACGAGGCCAAGGCCCTCGCGCCGGCCATCGCAGCGCAGACCGAGGTCGTCGACAAGCTCAAGGACGGCCTCAACGGCATGAAGCAGAAGCTGGAGCAGCTGAAGTCGAAGCGCTCCGAGCTGCTGGCCCGTGCGAAGTCGGCCGAGGCGCAGAACAAGGTGCACGACGCCGTCAAGTCGATCGACGTGCTCGACCCGACGAGCGAGCTGGGCCGCTTCGAGGACAAGGTCCGCCGTCAGGAGGCCCTCGCCGCCGGCAAGGCCGAGATCGCCGCGTCGTCGCTGGACGCCCAGTTCAACCAGCTCGAGGACGTCGGCGAGCTCACCGAGGTCGAGGCGCGCCTGGCCGCGCTGAAGACCGGCGGCACCGCCGCTCCCGCCCTGGAGCAGTAA
- a CDS encoding arginase family protein has translation MTRFLVVPQWQGSPAARAMHLVDGAEAIAGDLPRASTARVEVPASAGEALGTGIRRYSALARIADAVTDALGQAAKPAIVVGGDCGVAVPAIAHAAEQHPDLAVVWFDAHADLNSPATSPSGAFAGMALRAVFTDLPLPGSGAVAADRVVLAGAREFDPAEQAFVDEVGLRVLSVDDLADPGAPAEAVAATRASAVYIHVDLDVLDPAVITGVGLPVPFGLTLDQLTSAIAAVRARRPLVGASIAGFAPADPAAAVDDLGTILRVVGALA, from the coding sequence ATGACCCGATTCCTCGTGGTCCCGCAGTGGCAGGGGTCTCCCGCCGCCCGGGCGATGCACCTCGTCGACGGTGCCGAGGCGATCGCCGGCGACCTTCCCCGCGCCTCCACCGCACGCGTCGAGGTGCCCGCCTCCGCCGGCGAGGCGCTGGGCACCGGCATCCGCCGGTACAGTGCCCTCGCCCGCATCGCCGACGCCGTCACGGACGCCCTCGGCCAGGCGGCCAAGCCCGCGATCGTCGTCGGCGGCGACTGCGGCGTCGCCGTCCCCGCCATCGCGCATGCCGCCGAGCAGCATCCCGACCTCGCCGTGGTGTGGTTCGACGCCCATGCCGACCTCAACTCCCCCGCCACCTCGCCGTCCGGCGCGTTCGCGGGGATGGCGCTGCGCGCGGTGTTCACCGACCTTCCGCTGCCCGGGAGCGGAGCCGTCGCCGCCGACCGCGTGGTCCTCGCCGGCGCCCGCGAGTTCGACCCTGCCGAGCAGGCCTTCGTCGACGAGGTGGGCCTGCGGGTGCTGTCGGTCGACGACCTCGCCGACCCCGGCGCCCCCGCCGAGGCGGTCGCCGCGACGCGGGCCTCCGCGGTGTACATCCACGTCGACCTCGACGTGCTCGACCCGGCCGTCATCACCGGGGTGGGCCTGCCCGTGCCCTTCGGCCTCACACTCGACCAGCTGACGAGCGCCATCGCCGCCGTCCGCGCCCGGCGGCCGCTCGTCGGCGCCTCGATCGCCGGTTTTGCCCCCGCCGACCCCGCCGCCGCGGTCGACGACCTCGGCACCATCCTCCGCGTCGTCGGGGCGCTCGCGTGA
- a CDS encoding Fe-S oxidoreductase, with translation MIATPPAGWRERADRAVARGARLDAIIPRMLLDSPLSLAGYAWGTAVGWVWGTLWSTGRIERRAGLWVFSGMPAWTFGRGGVCVGGCYLTGSAPVTDAVLRHEAVHARQWRRYGFLMPLLYLLAGRNPLTNRFEILAGLEDGNYVPRGLSGR, from the coding sequence GTGATCGCGACGCCACCGGCGGGCTGGCGGGAGCGGGCCGACCGTGCCGTCGCGCGCGGCGCGCGTCTGGACGCGATCATCCCGCGGATGCTGCTGGACTCGCCGCTGAGCCTGGCGGGCTACGCGTGGGGCACCGCCGTCGGGTGGGTCTGGGGAACGCTGTGGTCGACCGGTCGCATCGAGCGGCGTGCCGGGCTGTGGGTGTTCTCCGGCATGCCCGCGTGGACGTTCGGTCGCGGCGGCGTCTGCGTCGGCGGCTGCTACCTCACCGGCTCCGCTCCGGTCACCGACGCGGTGCTGCGGCACGAGGCGGTGCATGCGCGGCAGTGGCGCCGCTACGGCTTTCTCATGCCGCTGCTGTACCTGCTGGCAGGACGCAACCCGCTGACGAACCGGTTCGAGATCCTCGCCGGCCTCGAGGACGGCAACTACGTGCCGCGGGGCCTCAGCGGGCGCTGA
- a CDS encoding SIP domain-containing protein, with product MSSPVLHLSAHNETACKASRHARVQHLITADENALAELGALLATLPICSTGRVFIEVPDATWISPVDVPVRMIVTWLDRSRRTGDPGTGRACAPGQALSRAVNAWADEVLCPADETDAACVDGTRIHLLGGYLGTADIFDHLTDALGVAPERVHTPERFGLLSAR from the coding sequence ATGAGTTCCCCGGTCCTGCATCTCAGCGCGCACAACGAGACGGCCTGCAAGGCGTCGCGTCACGCGCGTGTGCAGCATCTCATCACCGCGGACGAGAACGCGCTCGCCGAGCTCGGCGCGCTGCTCGCGACCCTGCCGATCTGCTCGACCGGGCGCGTGTTCATCGAGGTGCCCGACGCGACGTGGATCTCACCGGTCGACGTTCCGGTGCGCATGATCGTGACGTGGCTCGACCGCTCCCGCCGCACCGGCGACCCCGGCACCGGCCGTGCCTGCGCTCCCGGTCAGGCGCTCAGCCGCGCCGTGAACGCCTGGGCCGACGAAGTGCTGTGCCCGGCGGACGAGACGGATGCCGCGTGCGTCGACGGCACCCGCATCCACCTGCTCGGCGGGTACCTCGGCACGGCCGACATCTTCGATCACCTCACCGACGCGCTCGGCGTCGCCCCGGAGCGGGTGCACACGCCGGAGCGCTTCGGACTGCTCAGCGCCCGCTGA
- a CDS encoding tyrosine-protein phosphatase: MSDVPGALNFRDVGGLPAGAARTRAGVLFRSGNLARLDDDGRAVLARLGIRRIVDLREDDELAREPSRLGALPVETVRVPLFLGSTASFFVEDISLPEMYRALVDGSADRIIAAARAVIADQPVLVHCTVGKDRTGVTIALLLAAAGVEEDAVVSDYARTETLLPRERNARVVAHLRRMHPEARHLEDLATRSPAPVMRTVLEDVSARFGSAADYLRAGGMADDELRALRDVLIDRD; encoded by the coding sequence ATGAGCGACGTCCCCGGAGCGCTGAACTTCCGCGACGTCGGGGGCCTTCCCGCCGGCGCGGCGCGGACGCGCGCGGGCGTGCTGTTCCGCTCCGGCAACCTCGCCCGGCTGGACGACGACGGCCGCGCCGTGCTGGCGCGGCTCGGCATCCGTCGCATCGTCGACCTGCGCGAGGACGACGAGCTCGCCCGCGAGCCGAGCCGTCTGGGGGCGCTGCCCGTGGAGACGGTGCGCGTTCCGCTGTTCCTCGGGTCCACGGCATCCTTCTTCGTCGAGGACATCTCGCTGCCGGAGATGTACCGTGCGCTCGTCGACGGCTCGGCAGACCGCATCATCGCCGCCGCGCGCGCCGTCATCGCCGACCAGCCGGTGCTCGTGCACTGCACGGTCGGCAAGGACCGCACCGGGGTCACGATCGCCCTGCTGCTGGCCGCCGCCGGTGTCGAGGAGGATGCCGTCGTCAGCGATTACGCCCGCACCGAGACCCTGCTGCCGCGCGAGCGCAACGCGCGGGTCGTCGCGCACCTGCGTCGGATGCACCCGGAGGCGCGCCATCTCGAGGATCTCGCGACGCGCTCGCCCGCGCCGGTGATGCGGACGGTGCTCGAGGACGTGAGCGCCCGGTTCGGCTCCGCGGCGGACTATCTGCGCGCCGGCGGTATGGCCGACGACGAGCTCCGCGCCCTGCGGGACGTCCTCATCGACCGAGATTGA
- a CDS encoding carboxymuconolactone decarboxylase family protein — translation MTSERRVHLSRSARPAYDALEAFSQTVGTIAAEAGIDDRMKEIALIHASQLNGCAYCVRVHVDRGVQAGLTADEIAQLPVWRESGVFTARERAALELAERYVYIHEEGIPDDVYDHVGGILSEQEYVALSWLLVSINAFNRITIAGKYPVPPRRGERASTDPA, via the coding sequence ATGACCTCGGAACGCCGCGTCCACCTCTCCCGCTCGGCCCGTCCCGCCTACGACGCCCTGGAGGCGTTCTCCCAGACCGTCGGCACGATCGCCGCCGAGGCGGGCATCGACGACCGCATGAAGGAGATCGCCCTCATCCACGCGTCACAGTTGAACGGGTGCGCGTACTGCGTGCGCGTGCACGTGGACCGCGGCGTGCAGGCGGGACTGACCGCGGACGAGATCGCCCAGCTGCCGGTGTGGCGCGAATCCGGCGTGTTCACGGCGCGGGAGCGCGCGGCGCTCGAGCTCGCCGAGCGCTACGTCTACATCCACGAGGAAGGCATCCCCGACGACGTGTACGACCATGTCGGCGGCATCCTCTCCGAGCAGGAGTACGTCGCCCTCAGCTGGCTGCTGGTGTCGATCAACGCGTTCAACCGCATCACGATCGCCGGGAAGTACCCGGTGCCGCCGCGTCGCGGCGAGCGGGCGAGCACCGACCCGGCATGA